The Asterias rubens chromosome 14, eAstRub1.3, whole genome shotgun sequence DNA segment aaaaaaaaaatttttttttttaattagtcaAACTTCAAGTAGTTTTTGTGGTATTGAAATAAGTAATTTCGGTAATATAATGACAATTTTAAGCTGTAGGCCTAAATTTGAAGAATAATGAATCTTGAAAATAATTCACAAgttcatttttgacaaaaactattaatttttcactttttgtaacaatggtatatttttattaaagttgtttaccaaaaatttaaaattatgcTGTTATTCTATAGCATATTTCTTGGTTGGGGTAGTTGAGATATATCAAAGGTTAACGGCCTTTGCTTGTAGGTGACAGTGGCTCAGCGAATCGAATGGAAGCAAGGCCTGAGTGTTTGGTCACGGATCAGGTCTGCTTGATAAAAGCAATGGAAAACGGTTGattatttaaaacattgttagaaccGACCTCTTATAAAGTGTTGTGGTTTTAGAGATAAGTGCTATTTTCACTGCCAAGTAGGAGTCTGAGAATCTGAAAGCAAATAAATCTATGCAAAAAGAgttctgtttttatttctgtcattattttcttgctttTTCGATTGCCAATTTAAGTCACCaggaaatattatttttgttcttcaaacAGTAGAATACATGTtgctgaacaataaaataattgtttgagtaaATGTTTTTAACGATTTGTATGTTTAAACAGAAtgaataaagttgtgtgggggtgactccgccaaccccttttgtgacgtcaatcgaggcagactttgcctcgatcgaacatcgaacacacgtacgtgcaggtacattcaagtcctagtcgtgagttttacgtttcgaaaaagttgtttcttgcatttttctggcAAATATCGACCAGGTGTACTGCTGATGGAAGCAGCAagacaactaaagatggggtcacattttgacatgtagagaaaagttcttttcaaaaacagtgacgccatcccaacattttccccagctagtggggaagtcgaagaaggtacctgaaagacgtaacgaacctaaaggagcatttgcctaacgtgaaaagaaaatcgggtattgtttcaacattgagggcatgtttttagcttgcgccaagcgtcactatcttgtgttagcactgcatggGTTTTTTCCGAGTCTCGATTGATgtcatgaacagcgccctctcgggtcgggcttatattcaaatttgtaaagaacatggaaactaataattgtttattcatattccactcatcaaaacacatatttaagtgacaaaagctttatttgacAAAACGCCACTTGCAATGACACTAATGGTTGGTACTCAACATAACACATTTTATCCCTTAAGGATCAAATGCTTTATAACTCGGAGTACAGTACATGGATTTTTTATAGGTCACATTGTTTACATGTGTACAATAAGCCAGTGCAAATGTTATACATTATAATGTTTTGACTTTTTAGATAAATAGGTCACCACACAGGGTTTGTGGTTGGTTGATCTGAATATGCATTAATATTGATTTAGGGCAGGACACTATTGGACAATCAGTAATAAGCAAGCTCTAGGCACAATTTTGTACATGAAAGTCCATCGTAaattttgtgacaaaatgaGGTTTAGGGGTTTCAGCCGAACAGCCAATCATTGACTTCCTTTTTGACCAATCAGGAAGGCACTCAATGGCCAATAGTTGGAAGTTTTAAGGGCAACCAATTAGGGTTCTTCTTTTATCAGGAACATTTTGGCGGGCTCAAGAGAAAACCTCATGTCATTCTGTCACAGCCTGTCAGAGGATGCACATGTAGtgcaaaatgttttacaattttctttcaTCCCTCCTCCGCCCCATTTCGCCACCCCTTTTGTTGTTGCTGGTGGAGACGTTTTTTTGGTTTGGGGTACACTCTGTCAACATAACAAGGCAATCATGTTTATTGGTGGGGGTAATGTACAGTATCAAATGTTACATTTTAAACAGTAATTGTGAAGTTCGGACTCGGTAACAGCACTCGGCTTTTACACTGGGTGCTATTATTCCACATGCTTTACACGGTGGAATGTTCCTGTCCCCTAGGTGATAACATTGTTACTGTATTATGTCACATAAGTTGGCTTTTGATAATTGAGGTTTTTTATCATAAAGCAAGTGCATGCGTTCATGCATTGTACATGCCCAATAATGGTAAAGTTTTAATGTTAATATTTGGCTTTGTTAAAGTGATTGGGGCCAAGGTGCCCTGTGCTAATGTGCACATACTATACATGGTTCTGGGACTGCAGCCCAGTGGCTTTAAAAGGCCTATTGGTTTTGGGCAAGTGTGCCCATTTGGTACGGGCCAAGGTGCCCATCTGGGTCATGTGTGCCCAGCAAATTGTTTACCGGTATGCCCAGGTCAAGTTGGTATCCggtgtacattttacatttatTGACATGTTTTTGGCAGTGACATtggttcaaaaaaatgtttcaaaataaaattttggcTGTAGCATTTAGTCACAAAACCTCATGAAAAagagttgtgtttgttttttggaggATGTCTGAgtataattgttagtataaaaacttacttcgtaacgggcgatggagagctggtgatagtatgaactatgtaagaaacggcttcttctgaagtaacgtagtatttcAGAAAGAGATTATGTCTCactaaatattaaaatactaaCGTCTGGAAGCAAacaatgtgtgcaacaagggtgtttttctcgtattattctcttgcaacttcgaccagcaattgagtcaaattttcacagatttttttacttgatgcatatgttgggaaacaccaactgaaaatacttttttttttttttaattaaaaagtgCCTTAAGCCTACacttgcacaggtttgttatgaaTTGAGATAAACATTGTCAGGGCTTGCTTATTACAAAAGTATACGTTGCAATTTAATCagattttcattattttccctCAGCATTAATATGCAACATTCTTAGTAAATTGCCTTATTTAGACATTGAAAAAAGCCTAAACCAAACTCATAGTTAGGTCAGCACTTGAGCTcaataaaaaaattccaaaaatccttttatttttaaattagaaCTGAATGACCTTGATCCTCTAAAATTAGTACTAGAAAAGAAAATATAACCCAAACAACTTGGTTAAAATTCCTATTATACGAAATAAAGTTAAACATAATTTACTAACAAATTGCaaaaatttattatttagtCAATAGACTCTTGGCGCACGCCATCTTCACTGAATATAACAATGAAGGTAATGCACGCatttagactggtcccctgtctttagccacaaggataaagacaggtatcTGCTTCTcagataaacgtgcagtgacgtaaccTTATATCTAATATctgcgttttgattggtcagagGTGACGTTTGGTAGCTGGTTGATTTGCGGTGaatctaggtgaaaggtgaaaaTGGACACAAACTAAAAGCCACCCCATGGCGTTATACTCAAGAACCTCCAAGTGTGATGCCAGATATTCAGGCTGTACGCATTATGCAAACCTCTACTTGTCCAGTCCTCCCTTTAGCCCCAGTGAGGAAAACTGCTGGTTCATTatacgagaaagaagttttcGGACCCCTTATAACATGGCTATaaaggtgaaaaaaaaatcactttcaaattttgcttggaAGACGTGAAACTATTAGTTGTTgggacgtcaacattcgtacaCATTCGCAtgcgcatgaagtatgaaccgggctttacttgACACCACTCTCTGCTGTAATGTTCATTTAATTGACAGCTGTAACCGGGCTTTACTTGACACCACTCTCTGCTGTAATGTTCATTTAATTGACAGCTTGGATGTGCTGATATGGCTCCTTGTACTGGCTCCCCGTGGCTACCCCATTATGGCCTTCCTCCTCGTCGATGTACAAGTCTCCTGCCTCAACAATCTCTATAGATGAACCTGCATTCTTGCCGTCGTACTCACTGCAAAGATTAGACGAGTAGTACATTGGGCACTCGTCAGTGTTATGTGTTGCATTATGAAAGGTTATACTTGACGGCTCATGGCGAAAGTCAAAGCTTTCCGGGTTGCGGAAACTATGGTTTCTTCCAGTGGAAATATCTTGGATAGCATGGTCTTTTGTAAATGCACCGGTCGAGTCATTTGGCAGTTGGGGAACCAGTTGAAACTGCCCGTATCTAGTTTCTACTGGCTCAAACTGGTTGTTATAATTTCCCTGTGTGGCAGCTGCATGAAGCATGGCTTCACGACCTGGGTATGTTGAGTGAGTGTCGTTGGTTAGGAGACCGTGATTCTGGAAGCCAGTGAAGGGGAATGAAGATCTTGCATAGTTAGGCTGTTGATGAAGCAAGGAGCGGGTCGAATGGGGCCGATCAAATGATGCATAGCTGTTGAAGCTAGTGACGGGTGTGAAGGCACTGTTCCTAAACACATGGAAATAAAACTATTATCAATCATATCTTGTGTAAAGGGAATACATTTAAAACTtcatttaaaatttttttttttcacagtgtgtacacttttaaaatgaatgtaTTGCAAAGCGCATTGGTTGTTCTTTGAAAATGGCCAATATAAGAGCCGTGACTCTTAGACTAATTTCGGTACAATGAGTTTTACCTTGCATTCAttccacatgtacatgtatgctacaCATAGGCTggctacacatacatgtatgctacaCATAGGCCggctacacatacatgtaggctacacgtacatgtaggctacacgtacatgtaggctacacgtacatgtaggctacacgtacatgtaggctacacgtacatgtaggctacataTACAATGTAGGCTACACATACAAGtaggctacacgtacatgtaggctacacataCAAGTAGGCTTCACGTGCATGTAGGCTACACATACAATGTAGGCTACACATACAAGtaggctacacgtacatgtaggctacacatacaagtaggctacacgtacatgtaggctacacatacaagtaggctacacgtacatgtaggctacacatacaagtaggctacacgtacatgtaggctacacgtacatgtaggctacacgtacatgtaggctacacgtacatgtaggctacacatacaagtaggctacacgtacatgtaggctacacgtacacgtaggctacacgtacatgtaggctacacaaACAAGtaggctacacgtacatgtaggctacacgtacacgtaggctacacgtacatgtaggctacacatacaatgtaggctacacatacatgtaggctacacatacaatgtaggctacacatacaagtaggctacacgtacatgtaggctacacataCAAGTAGGCTACACGTACACGTAGGCTACACATACAAGtaggctacacgtacatgtaggctacacgtacatgtaggctacacgtacatgtaggctacacgtaCACGTAGGCTACACATACACGTAGGCTACACGTACACGTAGGCTACACGTACACGTAGGCTACACGTACACGtaggctacacgtacatgtaggctacacgtacatgtaggctacacgtacatgtaggctacacgtacatgtaggctacacggGATGTAGGTtctacgtacatgtaggctacacgtaCAACACATGCaggctacacgtacatgtaggctacacgtacatgtaggctacacgtaCAAGTAGGCttcacgtacatgtaggctacacgaacatgtaggctacacgtacatgtaggctacacataCATCCAACTGCCATTTGACTGATAGAGAGCAACAATGGCTACAGATGAACTGCAAGAGCTCTGcttgttttgaatttttaccATAGACATAAAATGTTTATAATCACTGGCAAGAAAAGCTAGTTATACTTTATACTTATTGGGAGTCAAACAAGaatgaaggagaaaaaaacatgacGCGAACATTGATGATTGTTCAGAATGCCGGTTATTTAATGGTAAGCTTTTTCGATTATGTATTTTGTCACGGTAAAGACAACAGTGTCAGTGGTCAGTCatatgagaaagactctgtcCTTCCACTGTAGTCTGAAACATGAACATGTCTTTTCTTTTTGGATAAGCCAGGAATTTGTTGCTTCATATTGTATGTTAAATCATGAAGGAATGAGGGAGGTGCCTCTATGGTTTATGGTTTTACACACCTGTCTCAGTGGCTGTGTGCCTGAACTCCTTTATGTTCATATTAGTCTCTTTTACTTTGGACTTTGTAGCTACCATGGAGCATAGTTAATTGCTCAATTTTCTGAGTGGTTCACTCAATAATGATTTTCAGATACAATAATTTGATAATGGTTTCTTTAAAGGATCAAATATAGAGTCTGATACAGCTCAAGTCAAGCCAAAACACACTAAAATTGCTGAAAAGGTTGAAGGAGATGTTCTTTTTGCAAAGGACCATATTATGTAGCCTGCAAGAACTCTGTTAAACGACAAATGAAACAGTTTTTTGAATGTTCGAATTTAGGGCTGTCGTATTAACTATTGCTACTACCACCccctttttatattttctttttcaatataATGACGTTTATTTGATATTAATCAAATTGGGAATCTCAAGTTTTTGTATCAAGTTTTCAATGCGAATGCCTGCAAGCTCGGAAGTTTGccttaatttacaaaatgtatgtaaTCATAAAAGGTTACTTGCAAGCTTGCCGCAACCAGACATTTCTGTAACATGCAAGCTTGCTTATTTGCTCAATAAGCTTGCCGCAGTCTTCCCACATGGTGCAAGCTTGCCACTGCAAGCTTGCCAAAGAGCATGAACGCAAGCTTGCTGCAAGCTTGCAGGGAGCTTGCAGGGTTCCAAATACTTAAATTAGGGCAAGCTTGCAACAAGTTTACCGTCCTGCCAATTGGTGCAAGCTTGCCGCAAGCATGTAGGCTACACATACACGtaggctacacgtacatgtaggctacacggGATGTAGGCTACACATACATTtaggctacacgtacatgtaggctacacgggatgtaggctacacatacatgtaggctacacataCAAGTACGTGTACGCTACACGTACACGTAGGCTACgcgtacatgtaggctacacgggatgtaggctacacgtacatgtaggctagACATCAAGTAGGCTACgcgtacatgtaggctacacatacatgtaggctacacataCACGTAGGCTACACATACACGTAGGCTACACATACACGTAGGCTACACATACACGTAAGCTACACATACACGTAGGCTACGCGTACATGTAAGCTACATGGGATATAGgccacacgtacatgtaggctataCGGGATGtaggctacacgtacatgtaggctataCGTATATTATGTAGgctttttgtacatgtaggctacacgaacatgtaggctacacgtacatgtaggctacacggacatatatattaataataataattggggggggggctaatcgtccttactcgcagctaagagctgaactgcgaaggacgcggctacaacgtgttcgagaagcaggcatgcacgggcgcattcagctgccagccacgtcaacccattatgaccacggagcacagccaagatcgaaagtgtttaatCTTTTTTCCtggggaggaaaaccggatagtctggaaaaccctcgtggcacagcagataaccaacgcacaactcaactcacatatggccccgactgggaatcgaaccggggtcaccttggtgagaggcgagcgctttacgcacaaacCAACCGTACCGTGCCACCGCACATGTAGGCTACACGAacatgtaggctacacgtacataggctacacgtacatgtaggctacacgtacatgtacatgcattacATGATGAAATTCACAACGCATGAATATGCACAGATTATAactcttcttcatcttcttcttcttcctcaatggttattattatttttgttttgtttgatgcgACATTCACGCACGACAATCTTACAATACAGagcaaaacaatcaaaatgacacagGAACATAAAATAAAGCcataacaaaatttaaaccTTAATTTTGGCCAATGGCCTTTAATTGTTTTCTATGCTactggcttaaaggcagtagatactattggtaattactcaaaataattatcagcataagacttcacttggtaacgagtaatggggagaggttgatgatataaaacattgtgagaaacggctccctctgaagtgacctattttttcgagaaagaagtaattttccacgaatttgatttcgagacctccagtttagaacctgaggtctcaaaatcaagcatatgaaagcacacacaacttcgtgtgacaaggatgtttttttctttcatagttatctcgcaactccgacgaccagtcgagctcaaattttcacaggtttgttattttatgcatatgttgagatacgccaagtgagaagactggatttcgacaattaccaattgtgtccactgtctttaaaggaacacgttgccttggatgagttggtctttgaaaagcgttttgtgaccgtttattataaaatgcatatggttagaaagatgatgtaaaagtagaacataatgatccacacaagtatctctcaaaattgcacggttttcattttacgtcgcgaactatcacggtcggccatttatgggagacaaaacgctttttcaaagaccaactcgaccgatccaaggcaacgtgttcctttaatagtatTAAGATGGTGGGCTTTTCTGAATATTGAGGATCTTTGGTCCTTGTATATATTGTTAATGTGAGCCTACCCTGAGCTGTGAATTGATGGTAGTGACGAGCATTCTCCAAAACCCACAGAGGATGCTGGCTGACGGAACGATGACACTCCTCTCATGGCTGAAGACAGGTGGACAGGGTCGTGCGACTCCAAACAGGCCATGTAGCTTGGCGTTATCTTAGATTGGCCGGATGGTAGTATCGGTTGAAGGTCAAAAGTCAAGGAGGTTGGACTTGTTGAATCTGAGGATTGATTAAATTCAATTCCTATTTATTGCCATATTGTCAAAAACATAGCACagcaagggtggatttcacaagagttaggactagtccctatcggagatatgaaaaacgtatgggtagtcctaaactaggacgagtaactcgtcctagctCAAGATAAGGCTAGTCTAAactttttgaaatcgacccctgcagAGTAGTTATTTACAgtcaaagaaaatcaaaagtatagATGGAGGCCAATTTGATAAGCCGAGGCTTGCTAATCAGCCTATGTACAGCCAATATGACGAACAGGATCAAAACaacttacaacaacaacaatgcttATCTAAAATGAAAATATGACCATGACATGGAAAACTATTGGCCCTGTATCTTTAGTTGGACtgtgaactttatttttaaagacaaattaagtattcattagcctttttgaagCGTTTCATAGTTTTTTAAAGGCAAGTTAAAAAACTTAGAAATTACAAGACGACTATTTATTCtccagtcattgtgaaatcagcggttagcttgggggattcaaacccacaaccctgTGGTTACTGGTCCTGCAGTCTAACATCTTGACCACGGTGATGGTGACAACCAGCTTTAGATTGGAGAAAAGGTGCGTCTTGAAACCTTTTTAATAAAGGAGAGTCTTAGCGTTTTTAATGGGGACAGGAAGACCCTTCCATAGGCGGGAGGCAGCAGTGGATaatcttgttgttgtttctgttgttgttgctgctgctgctgccgaCGCCGCCGCCGCcgtcgtcgttgtcgttgtcgttatcgttatcgttgtcgttatcgttatcgttgtcgttatcgttgtcgttgtcgttgtcgttgtcgttgtcgttgcgttgtcgttgtcgttgtcgttggtTTGTACCATTGTAAATTGTATTATACCATGACTTTGAGAAGGGGAGTTGTCACTGAACTGATGCTGGAACCGCTGATGCGTTGCTGCAGTGTGGATTGAACGTCTCTCAGTACCTGATGGTAACACCTCAGTAGCTTCGTAACCTGGGGCAAAATGACAAAACATTGCACTGCAttcatctctctctctcttcaacaaattatataaattttaaatgatataCCTTTGAtagttgtatatttggtttgcggtaacactatgtgtgtatctacttgccaggtagagtttgttcttagagaactgtcttgctttatatttgctTTGCGGTTacactatgtgtgtatctacttgccaggtagagttgttcttagagaactgtcttgctttatatttggtttgcggtaacaccatgtgtgtatctacttgccaggtagagtttgagaactgtcttgctttattctactgccgcggagcagataatcagaggttcgggagacttctcagttctgaaaagaactgtcccgctttttaactattaccagggcggatggtatagaaaatagactggactactactctACCTtaaaggatcgtaattaactgtactgccgcggagtcagttcaaAATTGGTCTCCTTTGATagttgtttgaattttttttccaattgaaAAGACACTGATTTACCATTGGATAGTTTGTTACAAAAAACCTGAATCACCATTAAGTACAACTTATGAACCATTCAGATCAACCATGACAACATTGGCATATCTGGGACTACTTAGCATTACCATTCAAAACCCACTGTGAATTATCATTCAATGTGTACATCCCCACCTTCACCCATTATTGACATACCATCACTTTATCACTGTCACTGAACTGAACACACCCCGAACTGAACACAAACTCCTTCTGAGA contains these protein-coding regions:
- the LOC117299588 gene encoding transcription factor RFX4-like, whose product is MGAYVTVSTFLMMYRTHCQRILDTVIRANFDEVESYLLHFWQGMPTHMLCILDSQIIADIVGLCDSVLYKAIAGVLMPSVTQTLPESLALVIGTFSQRLEEWLQTAMEHLPELLCNVKFRMARYFSQLLERQTSLNHLCQAAKGITQNGEVTSQMAEDWSMVDVRTIVSQTLYAVQDMGPAPRLSKFCEQFQELLDNQSSLESYTNWLDKHLLSCVQKQPLSGQSSKSVCQRSRQFMLTWSCFSTKVLRDMTLHSSPSFGSFHLLYMTLDEYIHYRVQTILTQDRADCLLCRLKGEADTSYEATEVLPSGTERRSIHTAATHQRFQHQFSDNSPSQSHDSTSPTSLTFDLQPILPSGQSKITPSYMACLESHDPVHLSSAMRGVSSFRQPASSVGFGECSSLPSIHSSGNSAFTPVTSFNSYASFDRPHSTRSLLHQQPNYARSSFPFTGFQNHGLLTNDTHSTYPGREAMLHAAATQGNYNNQFEPVETRYGQFQLVPQLPNDSTGAFTKDHAIQDISTGRNHSFRNPESFDFRHEPSSITFHNATHNTDECPMYYSSNLCSEYDGKNAGSSIEIVEAGDLYIDEEEGHNGVATGSQYKEPYQHIQAVN